The following coding sequences lie in one Flavobacterium sp. 20NA77.7 genomic window:
- a CDS encoding OmpH family outer membrane protein, whose protein sequence is MKQVKTLLLATVLFIGTQFATAQTKVGHINVQDLMTANPAMKAAEAQLKKLQDTYDAEYKKMVQEYQTKLAQYQQDAEAKTVTDAVNETRSQEMQDMGARIQKYQDTASKDLQQKSIELQKPIMEKAQAAIQKVARAKGIQYVLDSTTGSGVLLADGTDLLVDVKKELGY, encoded by the coding sequence ATGAAACAAGTAAAGACTCTATTATTAGCAACAGTATTATTCATAGGGACACAATTTGCTACTGCACAAACTAAAGTAGGACACATTAATGTACAAGATTTAATGACAGCAAACCCAGCTATGAAAGCAGCTGAAGCACAATTAAAAAAATTACAAGACACGTATGATGCTGAGTACAAAAAAATGGTACAAGAATATCAAACTAAATTAGCACAATATCAACAAGACGCTGAAGCAAAAACAGTTACTGACGCAGTAAATGAAACGCGTTCTCAAGAAATGCAAGATATGGGTGCTAGAATTCAAAAATACCAAGATACTGCATCAAAAGATTTACAACAAAAATCTATTGAATTACAAAAACCAATCATGGAAAAAGCACAAGCAGCAATTCAAAAAGTAGCACGTGCAAAAGGAATTCAATATGTATTAGACTCAACAACAGGAAGTGGTGTATTACTTGCTGATGGTACAGATTTATTAGTAGACGTTAAAAAAGAATTAGGTTACTAA
- the murI gene encoding glutamate racemase, translated as MNTQQPIGLFDSGVGGTSIWKEVHALLPFESTVYLADSKNAPYGKKSKDEIIALSKKNTEFLLEANAKLIIVACNTATTNAIKVLRENYNIPFIGIEPAIKPAALHSKTQKIGILATKGTLTSELFHQTVQNYSQVKIIEQIGHGLVELIENGNLYSTEMTQLLTSYVQPMIDENIDYLVLGCTHYPYLIPQIKEILPKHIKIIDSGEAVARQTKYILEQNQLIQKEPNTALFHHFFINNPPEVMQNLLGNNFQVIQKDF; from the coding sequence ATGAATACACAACAACCTATTGGCCTTTTTGATTCCGGTGTGGGTGGTACTTCAATTTGGAAAGAAGTTCATGCCTTACTGCCCTTTGAAAGCACAGTATATCTTGCTGATAGTAAAAATGCTCCTTATGGTAAAAAATCAAAAGACGAAATCATTGCGCTCAGTAAAAAAAATACCGAATTTCTTTTAGAAGCCAATGCAAAACTTATTATTGTTGCTTGTAACACTGCAACTACAAATGCTATAAAAGTACTAAGAGAAAATTATAATATCCCTTTTATTGGTATAGAACCCGCTATAAAACCTGCAGCTCTCCATTCTAAGACACAAAAAATTGGTATTTTAGCTACTAAAGGCACGCTAACGAGTGAACTTTTTCATCAAACCGTACAAAACTATTCCCAAGTTAAAATAATAGAACAAATAGGACATGGGCTCGTTGAGTTAATCGAAAACGGAAATTTATATTCCACAGAAATGACACAATTATTGACAAGTTATGTACAACCAATGATTGATGAAAATATTGATTATTTAGTGTTAGGTTGTACACATTACCCGTACTTAATTCCTCAAATTAAAGAAATCCTTCCTAAACATATCAAAATTATTGATTCTGGCGAAGCTGTTGCCCGTCAAACAAAATACATATTAGAACAAAATCAGTTAATTCAGAAAGAACCAAATACAGCCCTTTTTCACCATTTTTTTATTAATAACCCACCTGAAGTCATGCAAAACTTACTAGGAAATAATTTTCAGGTCATTCAAAAAGATTTTTAG